One genomic window of Arachis hypogaea cultivar Tifrunner chromosome 8, arahy.Tifrunner.gnm2.J5K5, whole genome shotgun sequence includes the following:
- the LOC112706494 gene encoding uncharacterized protein isoform X22, with translation MDQHHSHYVHHHHHSHHDHNNDDNNTNHTRYAPPPPHHNHSHLPPPPPPPPSLPTPPAPPPQAQPLRYRTIRTPPPPPPYAPNNNHPPSHQNQFPQFNSPNYPNRPFQEEHPISNNHNQPFSQSPRIASRILPGDPFPRRNFPRFDTETRWDPNPGRRIAPDCLLPRNYTPVDLDSELRQHREGVSLPPSAYPAEKIRYDPDRSRWRLEYEYEGNPRKDEEFGCGSGNDANYHNYHRRGVGDLPPRHDLPNGGFGRAPPAMSREINIDLKPGGYVRGYSVEFEDKIPRVGRRDGHGEGKRWLNERRGPKELPDSRFELGTGEIGFAKNVDDDFRVGTREEYGWESGRYSGRGNNREFGHELWRPSLKKQVQKKSALLRIQNAKPSYRNREIEQLRNAGYSAESNTNDFRGKEQCGHVGHGMKQEEREGSPVELDISFESNSLVAKAIVTASTSTVVTDTNMNSVSDADLTPSEKRKKVSVSDSDCSGLEAAKVSRDVVTLNSSSCKVNDCSGSVNDLSLQNNVVNPCSQPCTRETDSVKNEVAGGSTKIHSGKSSPRVVKKKKVVKRVVKKVVGNPKSTMSNSRSVNKVHGCVQPDRVIPSSSSVSVPNKVEPCLEQKNITVDKMSMPGHSSYNLSKDRNQLLEDRNGDLTLLSLGPHSRSRECETDEDSDTQKGAARFESGLNIPNSQSCASTGEAKKIDSECLDANNSVHDLRRMPDTNMVPELLNGSTSKINDVGCDIKQLCQNQESQSCENYSNVRCPQNGFVIDVVDDSVLSSADNIGKSDHTNTYNSASSVYGLISGDLKGSKEKLTVTECGLTGESGFGLMVPTIITKYAILEENPDVINPASSSAMSAPSNSGKIKIHSGTDCIQNAIAVTQGSYSGLVNLEDGTAGQCSDITNDAVKDVSPSYAAISSENCGKEEPFSSSNLSVGFGEGDINNMKKRKARTHSKFLHSKMEGISPKPVNSVSHANDWDTASSVKVKDACCSEVLDQSVQSLGSNLESCLNGIITLHGKKELSEAELCVRDNEIDDANYLSLLSKGIKVTTTSELSDAVVVSKSCADFPVSFSDKQAPEKEVALSSMDVLFSAQSLSCSEDSRKLSDNFVGGSCDARYANNETMSSDHFELKNSDFASYSLREDLDIQFPLLDGECKENGTQMQTDILASGYNKGDMKDSLIHQQSIVSHPSDGDLEEDAPEAPSDVCSQGISEAPERGNLNCTSIQDENNCGDISAVEHGSDLPTCTSPIQHTNKIMKSANATGHSNPVERNLMRQSSQVNSKVSNNGPVSYFSENGSKNTLGGAMPKTQKGRSFIISKSNSKTSASSTHLSNPRTWRRSGNNSQGSLPGNKLSPGKFLPKRQILDRKGNFQNTSYIRKGNSLVRQPTTVSFTQISSVNKSPLSLDELSKSTRSGSRIDVSDQLTLKTGVAEVPQQSQRKPSLSIGTLSEENISSPLVEPPSSGCYENASDPRKLIDINDTPNSSKDDSNQYETPDNQSSPLSKLENQVEANDGHISSFSTKRIVYTKPKTNQLVATSNSRDEKSQTAFSEGYYKRCKNQLVRNMNQTVAVPKATLDSDGQGSCKVLCNRKLSKRQLHKVAGRSFKSLRASLVWTLCGKKSPKNGHNSWHSQRVLPQLFPWKRPTYLRSVIHNSASCSNSTFLSAVRSTRGFSLWKSKVLSVGGSSLKWSKSIEKNSKQANEEATLAVAAVERKKREQKGAACVGSHANKRIFRIGSVRYKMDPSRRTLQRISDDESLSSATADSGLVVKRAYIPRRLVIGNDEYVRIGNGNQLIRDPKKRTRKLANEKVRWSLHTARQRLARKQKYCQFFTRFGKCNKEGGKCPYVHDPSKIAVCTKFLNGLCSTPSCKLTHKVIPERMPDCSYFLQGLCTNRNCPYRHVNVNPKASVCEGFLKGYCADGNEEEAQLYLSYFSSNGHLYERNQMQASSSRKTKGKEKEEIWRSE, from the exons ATGGACCAACACCACTCCCACTAcgtccaccaccaccaccacagccaCCATGATCACAACAACGACGACAACAACACCAACCACACTAGGTACGCCCCTCCCCCTCCTCATCACAACCACAGCCACCTCCCTCCGCCGCCCCCTCCGCCCCCGTCCCTCCCCACTCCGCCAGCCCCTCCTCCCCAAGCACAACCCCTCCGCTATCGCACCATCCGCACACCTCCTCCTCCGCCTCCTTATGCCCCCAATAACAACCACCCGCCATCCCATCAAAACCAATTCCCCCAATTCAATTCCCCTAACTACCCTAATCGTCCCTTCCAAGAAGAACACCCAATCTCCAACAACCACAATCAGCCATTTTCCCAATCCCCCAGGATTGCCAGCCGAATCCTCCCGGGCGATCCTTTCCCCCGCCGCAATTTTCCTCGTTTCGACACTGAAACACGCTGGGACCCTAACCCTGGCCGTAGGATCGCTCCCGACTGTCTCCTTCCGAGGAATTATACCCCCGTTGATCTTGACAGTGAATTGCGCCAACACCGTGAAGGGGTCTCGCTGCCGCCCTCGGCATATCCGGCCGAAAAGATTCGATACGATCCCGATcgctccaggtggagacttgaGTATGAGTATGAGGGTAACCCTAGGAAGGATGAGGAGTTTGGTTGCGGCAGCGGTAATGATGCTAATTACCACAATTACCACCGCCGCGGCGTTGGGGATTTGCCACCCAGACACGACTTGCCCAACGGAGGCTTCGGCAGGGCGCCACCGGCGATGTCAAGGGAGATTAATATTGATTTGAAACCCGGGGGGTATGTTCGCGGGTATAGTGTGGAATTCGAGGATAAGATTCCCAGGGTTGGAAGAAGAGATGGGCATGGCGAAGGCAAGAGGTGGTTGAATGAGAGGAGGGGACCTAAGGAGTTGCCTGATTCACGGTTCGAATTGGGGACCGGCGAGATTGGTTTTGCTAAgaatgttgatgatgattttcGCGTTGGGACGCGTGAGGAATATGGATGGGAATCGGGTAGATATAGTGGCAGAGGGAACAACAGGGAGTTTGGTCATGAATTATGGCGACCTTCTCTAAAGAAACAGGTTCAAAAGAAGAGTGCTCTTCTTAGGATCCAGAATGCAAAACCAAGTTATAGGAATCGTGAGATTGAACAATTACGGAATGCTGGTTATTCTGCTGAGTCTAACACTAATGATTTCAGGGGCAAGGAGCAGTGTGGGCATGTAGGTCATGGGATGAAacaagaagaaagggaaggaAGTCCTGTGGAACTTGATATCTCTTTTGAATCAAATTCCCTGGTTGCGAAGGCTATTGTGACCGCTTCGACTTCGACTGTTGTTACTGATACAAATATGAATTCTGTCTCTGATGCTGATTTAACTCCCtcagaaaagagaaaaaaggttTCAGTATCCGATAGTGATTGTTCTGGTTTGGAAGCTGCAAAAGTATCTAGGGATGTTGTAACTTTGAATAGCTCATCATGCAAAGTGAATGACTGCTCTGGATCTGTGAATGATTTAAGCTTACAGAATAATGTTGTTAATCCTTGTTCTCAACCTTGCACCCGTGAGACTGATAGTGTGAAAAATGAGGTTGCAGGTGGAAGTACCAAAATTCACTCTGGTAAGTCCTCCCCAAGGGTTGTCAAGAAGAAAAAAGTTGTCAAGAGAGTAGTGAAGAAAGTTGTTGGAAATCCAAAATCTACAATGTCAAATTCACGATCAGTGAATAAGGTTCATGGATGTGTGCAACCTGATCGAGTCATACCTAGTTCTTCATCTGTCTCTGTTCCCAACAAAGTTGAACCTTGTCTGGAGCAGAAAAACATCACTGTAGACAAGATGTCAATGCCTGGCCATAGTTCATACAATTTATCAAAGGATCGGAATCAATTGCTTGAAGATAGAAATGGAGATCTAACCCTGCTGAGTTTGGGGCCACATTCCAGGTCACGAGAATGTGAAACTGATGAAGATTCAGATACTCAGAAAGGAGCCGCCAGGTTTGAAAGTGGCCTTAACATTCCAAATTCTCAATCTTGTGCTTCTACTGGTGAAGCTAAAAAGATTGATTCTGAGTGTTTAGATGCAAATAATTCTGTCCATGACTTGCGTAGAATGCCAGATACTAACATGGTTCCTGAATTATTAAATGGAAGTACTTCCAAAATCAATGATGTGGGTTGTGATATTAAACAGCTATGTCAGAATCAAGAGTCTCAATCATGTGAGAATTATTCAAATGTAAGATGTCCACAGAATGGGTTTGTTATAGATGTAGTAGATGACAGCGTTCTTAGTTCAGCTGACAATATTGGTAAGTCAGATCACACTAATACATATAACTCTGCTAGTAGCGTTTATGGCCTAATTTCTGGTGATCTTAAAGGATCTAAAGAGAAGCTTACAGTTACTGAATGTGGTCTTACTGGTGAATCTGGTTTTGGACTTATGGTCCCTACTATTATCACCAAGTATGCTATTTTGGAAGAAAATCCAGACGTGATCAACCCTGCATCAAGCAGCGCAATGTCTGCCCCTTCAAATTCAGGAAAAATTAAGATTCACTCTGGTACAGATTGCATACAAAATGCTATTGCTGTGACACAGGGTTCTTATAGTGGACTGGTCAATTTAGAAGATGGTACCGCTGGTCAGTGTTCTGACATCACTAATGATGCTGTGAAGGATGTTTCCCCCAGTTACGCTGCCATATCTTCTGAGAATTGTGGCAAGGAAGAGCCATTTTCAAGTTCTAATCTTTCTGTTGGATTTGGTGAAGGGGATATAAACaatatgaaaaagagaaaagcTAGGACTCATTCAAAGTTTTTGCACTCAAAGATGGAGGGAATTTCTCCAAAACCTGTAAATTCAGTTAGCCATGCAAATGATTGGGATACTGCCTCAAGTGTGAAGGTGAAGGATGCATGTTGTTCAGAAGTTTTGGATCAATCTGTTCAAAGCTTAGGTTCTAACCTGGAATCGTGCTTGAATGGGATCATTACTTTACATGGGAAAAAGGAGCTTTCAGAGGCTGAGCTTTGTGTTAGAGATAATGAGATTGATGATGCAAATTATCTTTCACTATTATCTAAAGGGATCAAAGTCACGACTACCTCTGAGTTGAGTGATGCAGTTGTGGTATCCAAATCTTGTGCGGATTTTCCTGTTTCTTTCAGTGATAAACAAGCACCCGAAAAAGAAGTTGCATTGTCAAGCATGGATGTTCTGTTTAGTGCACAATCATTGTCATGTTCAGAGGATAGTAGGAAATTGTCTGACAATTTTGTTGGAGGTTCTTGTGACGCTAGATATGCAAATAATGAAACCATGAGTTCTGACCATTTTGAATTAAAGAACTCAGATTTTGCATCTTATTCACTTCGTGAGGACTTGGACATTCAGTTCCCATTGTTGGATGGTGAATGCAAAGAAAATGGCACTCAAATGCAAACTGACATTTTGGCGTCTGGATATAATAAGGGAGATATGAAGGACAGTTTAATTCATCAACAGAGCATTGTGTCCCATCCTTCCGATGGTGATTTGGAGGAGGATGCACCTGAAGCACCATCAGATGTGTGTTCTCAAGGGATATCGGAAGCACCTGAGAGAGGGAATTTAAATTGTACATCAATCCAAGATGAAAACAATTGTGGGGATATATCTGCAGTTGAACATGGTTCTGATTTGCCTACTTGTACTTCACCAATACAGCATACTAATAAGATTATGAAGTCAGCTAATGCAACTGGGCATAGTAACCCAGTTGAGAGGAATCTAATGCGACAATCATCCCAAGTCAACTCCAAGGTTTCAAATAATGGTCCAGTTTCTTATTTTTCAGAAAATGGGAGCAAAAATACCCTTGGAGGTGCCATGCCAAAAACTCAAAAGGGTCGTTCGTTCATCATTTCAAAGTCAAATTCAAAGACATCTGCCTCTTCAACCCATCTCTCAAATCCTCGAACTTGGCGACGTTCTGGTAATAATTCTCAAGGTTCTTTACCTGGAAACAAGCTTTCGCCAGGAAAATTTCTTCCCAAAAGGCAAATTCTAGATAGGAAAGGAAACTTTCAGAATACCTCTTACATTCGTAAAGGTAACAGTCTTGTAAGACAGCCTACTACAGTTTCTTTTACTCAGATCTCTTCTGTAAATAAGTCACCTTTGAGCTTAGATGAATTATCAAAGAGTACCAGATCTGGGAGCAGGATTGATGTGTCAGATCAACTGACCTTGAAAACAGGAGTAGCAGAGGTCCCTCAGCAGAGTCAGAGAAAACCTTCACTATCCATTGGCACATTATCAGAGGAAAATATATCTTCCCCATTGGTAGAACCTCCTTCCAGTGGTTGCTATGAAAATGCATCAGATCCTAGAAAACTGATAGATATCAATGATACACCAAACTCTTCCAAAGATGATTCAAATCAGTACGAAACTCCTGATAATCAAAGTAGTCCACTGAGTAAGCTGGAGAACCAAGTTGAAGCAAATGATGGACACATTTCTTCTTTCAGCACCAAGAGAATTGTATATACAAAGCCCAAAACAAATCAGTTGGTAGCGACTTCAAATTCTCGTGATGAGAAGTCCCAAACAGCCTTCTCTGAAGGCTACTACAAGAGGTGCAAAAATCAGTTAGTTAGGAATATGAACCAGACTGTTGCAGTGCCGAAAGCCACTCTAGATTCTGATGGTCAGGGGTCTTGTAAGGTGCTTTGCAACAGAAAGCTTAGTAAGAGGCAGTTACATAAAG TTGCTGGGAGATCATTCAAATCTTTAAGAGCCTCATTAGTCTGGACATTATGTGGCAAAAAGTCACCTAAAAATGGCCATAATTCATGGCATTCTCAAAGGGTTTTGCCTCAGTTATTTCCATGGAAAAGACCAACATATTTAAGAAGCGTCATTCATAATTCTGCTTCATGTTCCAATAGTACCTTCTTATCAGCAGTTAG GTCAACCCGTGGGTTTTCTCTTTGGAAATCCAAGGTATTAAGTGTTGGTGGGTCTAGTTTAAAATGGTCCAAATCCATTGAGAAGAACTCAAAGCAAGCTAATGAG GAGGCCACACTTGCTGTTGCTGCAGTAGAGAGGAAAAAGAGAGAGCAAAAAGGTGCAGCTTGCGTTGGTTCCCATGCAAATA AACGTATATTCCGTATTGGTTCAGTTCGCTACAAAATGGATCCTTCCAGGCGCACACTTCAGAGGATTTCAG ATGATGAATCCCTGTCGTCTGCCACTGCTGATTCGGGCTTGGTTGTGAAAAGAGCTTACATTCCTAGGAGATTGGTGATTGGAAATGATGA ATATGTCCGAATTGGAAATGGTAATCAGCTTATCAGAGACCCAAAAAAACGAACTCGAAAATTGGCAAATGAAAAAGTTAGATGGAGCTTGCATACTGCCAGGCAACGGTTGGCTCGAAAGCAGAAGTATTGTCAGTTTTTTACAAGATTTGGGAAATGTAACAAGGAGGGTGGGAAATGCCCTTATGTTCATGATCCCTCAAAAATTGCTGTCTGTACTAAGTTCCTGAATGGTTTATGTTCTACTCCCAGCTGCAAATTGACTCATAAG GTTATACCAGAGAGAATGCCAGATTGTTCTTATTTTCTGCAAG GCTTATGCACAAACCGAAATTGCCCATATAGACATGTCAATGTGAACCCTAAGGCTTCTGTTTGTGAAGGATTTCTCAAGGGTTATTGTGCTGATGGGAATGAG GAAGAAGCACAGTTGTATCTGTCCTACTTTTCAAGCAACGGGCACCTGTACGAAAGGAACCAGATGCAAGCTTCATCATCCCGAAAAacaaaagggaaagaaaaggaagagatcTGGAGATCAGAGTAA